Proteins encoded by one window of Candidatus Obscuribacterales bacterium:
- a CDS encoding KpsF/GutQ family sugar-phosphate isomerase has translation MTSTSSTTPSVAFNAEPTVSNLELGKKVLTMEAQAILSMADRLSPAFEQAVDLILNCTGKVVVTGIGKSGHIGNKIAATFASTGTPAFFVHPAELRHGDFGMLDERDLIIALSGSGETQEIKLILEPIKRLGLKIVAFTGGLNSTLAKFSELVIDVQVSREACPLNLAPTSSTTATLAMGDALAMAVMTRKGFGIDDFARSHPGGALGQRLLQIKDIMHTGRSLPTLKAETKYAEILKEMNEKNYDFAVVVDAHNKLSGVITHGDMRRAQVKFGNGIFEKSAKDVMFANPKTISANSLAVEALKMMDKHHISDLPIVDENGCPSGFINLKDLVHSGII, from the coding sequence ATGACGTCGACGTCTTCTACGACACCATCTGTCGCCTTCAATGCGGAGCCAACTGTGTCCAATCTGGAATTGGGCAAGAAAGTGCTTACTATGGAGGCGCAAGCCATTTTGTCCATGGCAGATCGTTTGTCACCGGCATTTGAACAAGCAGTCGACCTCATCCTTAATTGCACAGGCAAAGTCGTTGTTACAGGAATAGGAAAATCAGGACACATCGGCAACAAGATTGCCGCAACTTTTGCCTCAACCGGTACACCGGCATTTTTTGTGCACCCGGCAGAATTGCGTCACGGGGACTTCGGCATGCTCGACGAGCGCGATTTGATAATTGCCTTGTCCGGCTCCGGCGAGACACAAGAAATTAAACTGATTCTCGAGCCAATCAAACGTCTTGGTTTGAAGATCGTTGCATTCACTGGCGGATTGAATTCCACTTTGGCGAAGTTTTCCGAATTGGTTATCGACGTGCAAGTAAGTCGCGAAGCTTGCCCGCTCAATCTAGCCCCCACATCATCGACCACAGCAACATTGGCTATGGGTGATGCTCTGGCAATGGCTGTGATGACCCGCAAAGGATTCGGCATAGACGATTTTGCTCGCTCGCATCCAGGAGGAGCACTTGGTCAACGCCTGTTACAAATCAAAGACATCATGCATACAGGTCGCTCGCTGCCGACACTGAAAGCAGAGACAAAATACGCAGAAATTCTCAAAGAGATGAACGAGAAGAATTACGACTTTGCTGTTGTTGTTGATGCGCACAACAAGTTAAGTGGTGTCATCACTCATGGCGACATGCGTCGTGCGCAGGTCAAATTCGGCAATGGCATTTTTGAGAAATCAGCTAAGGATGTAATGTTTGCCAATCCAAAAACAATTTCGGCAAACTCCTTAGCAGTTGAAGCTCTTAAGATGATGGACAAACATCACATAAGCGATTTGCCAATCGTTGATGAAAACGGCTGCCCATCAGGATTTATAAACCTAAAAGATCTAGTCCACTCAGGCATCA